A region of Micromonospora sp. WMMD882 DNA encodes the following proteins:
- a CDS encoding LamG-like jellyroll fold domain-containing protein: MPSAPASAADCRAAVDDRAAAIELAARCDQRVEILAARTETTQVFANPDGTGVVEEYAQPQRVRRADGTWTAPDPTLVTNPDGSLSPRAATFSLRISGGGAGPLVRASRDSDQVSLSWPDGPLPTPVVSGARATYREVYPGVDLVVTAVRTGFSEVLVVKDRAAAANPALREVAFGTELTGLRWQDDGDNLVAVDAEGRPALGASAPKMWDSTTDPGGAARGATAAERVPSGERLRSSVDGPAVGSRTADMPVDLDADRVEITPDRALLEDPATVYPVYLDPTITYTSWTMINKQYPSQSYWSYDKKDCPGTYTGECAKVGYSDWDPGNPVTYRSMWQFPTSAFRGKQVLGAQFTLDLLYSWECGKSVTELERINTTLSSSTTWSNNSDNWPGTNTATVSNESCDGARVPTEFAITSLVRDLAGGSATYVTLGLKAGSESSHAGWKKYDADTARLVVTTNTVPGVPTTPTVDAKACVVGAGRPYTSTATPTLRARVADGDGNSLTASFEWARIRYNGTYGPVSDPRTQSSVPSGTVAQVDLPAGVLDKGDEMVGAGDWDGDGVVDVLGRDPNGVLYVFPGKGQTLTSRAVIGSGWSGYTIAGVGDWDRDGHQDIVARQNNTDELWLYPGQSRRVGSTETRTLIGASFGGYAFAGIGDWDRDGHQDLLARDSAGVLWLYPGQSTRGAANQPRVNLGSGWTSYTYFGVVDYDRDGAPDLVAKDPSGALWLYLGSGARASYGGSPYRHQIGSGWTSYSGLTLPDLSGDGKPDVIAEHDGKNWYVYPGPGARASLGSRYTAGTVGLSDGAYAFRVNASDAHATSGYTGWCEFEVDQTNPEPPAVTSDTYHAGSVGCPPAGCGAVGQTGSFTFASVSPDVVSYKWGFSDPPATTVGAPTAGAPVTVQWTPPSGGAKTLYVQAVDRAGRFSQRTHQFVVAAPTPALARWRLAEPAGSTTLVDDTGHGRHATLTAGTLGVPGRIVGGDTALRLTGAGQASTATPVLADTSRSFSVAAWVKLGDKSVKRTIVSQGGTHNAAFVLEYLSSADTWKFTVTSADSGTPAYHGASSAAGTPRVGVWTHLVGTFDSTAGELRLYVNGVLAGTATGASTWDANGPTRIGGPLPGLWSGELAQVQLWNRVLAGSEAAALVDPVTDSLVGRWDLEDIGPGPSFDGSNYAHDLSFHGGAEIPPSGSGHTGTGLQLDGVDAYAETDGPVLNTDQSFTVSAWARLPVGVTGNRTVLAQRGAVESGIFVKYEATDGRWHCVYGDTDHTTATGAYVGSNNLAAEGVWTHLTCVYDAQAATLTLYVDRIAQRTVGVVNRWHANGPLMLGRVQWRAGMFEHWSGAIDEVRVYQGVVRDLNRIP, from the coding sequence GTGCCCTCGGCCCCGGCGTCCGCTGCGGACTGTCGCGCGGCCGTCGACGACCGGGCGGCGGCGATCGAGCTGGCGGCCCGGTGCGACCAGCGGGTGGAGATCCTCGCCGCGCGCACCGAGACGACCCAGGTCTTCGCCAACCCGGACGGCACCGGCGTCGTCGAGGAGTACGCCCAGCCACAGCGGGTCCGGCGGGCCGACGGCACCTGGACCGCGCCCGACCCGACCCTGGTCACCAACCCGGACGGCAGCCTGTCACCCCGGGCCGCCACCTTCTCGCTCCGGATCTCGGGTGGGGGCGCGGGCCCGCTGGTGCGGGCCAGCCGGGACAGCGACCAGGTCAGCCTCTCCTGGCCCGACGGCCCGCTGCCGACGCCCGTCGTCTCCGGGGCCCGGGCCACCTACCGCGAGGTGTATCCGGGCGTCGACCTGGTGGTGACGGCGGTGCGCACCGGGTTCAGCGAGGTGCTGGTCGTCAAGGACCGCGCCGCCGCCGCGAACCCGGCGCTGCGCGAGGTGGCGTTCGGCACGGAGCTGACCGGGCTCCGGTGGCAGGACGACGGCGACAACCTGGTGGCCGTCGACGCCGAGGGACGCCCGGCGCTCGGCGCGTCGGCGCCGAAGATGTGGGACTCCACCACCGACCCGGGCGGCGCGGCCCGGGGCGCGACGGCGGCCGAGCGCGTCCCCTCCGGTGAGCGGCTGCGCAGCAGCGTCGACGGCCCGGCCGTCGGCTCGCGTACCGCGGACATGCCCGTCGACCTCGACGCGGACCGGGTGGAGATCACCCCGGACCGGGCGCTGCTGGAGGACCCGGCCACGGTCTACCCGGTCTACCTCGACCCGACGATCACCTACACGTCGTGGACGATGATCAACAAGCAGTACCCGTCCCAGTCCTACTGGAGCTACGACAAGAAGGACTGCCCCGGCACCTACACCGGGGAGTGCGCCAAGGTCGGCTACTCCGACTGGGACCCGGGCAACCCGGTCACGTACCGGTCGATGTGGCAGTTCCCCACCTCGGCCTTCCGGGGCAAGCAGGTGCTGGGCGCCCAGTTCACCCTCGACCTGCTGTACTCCTGGGAGTGCGGCAAGAGCGTCACCGAGCTGGAGCGGATCAACACCACCCTGTCGTCGAGCACGACCTGGAGCAACAACTCGGACAACTGGCCGGGCACCAACACGGCCACCGTGTCCAACGAGTCGTGTGACGGGGCGCGGGTGCCGACGGAGTTCGCGATCACGTCACTGGTCAGGGACCTCGCGGGCGGCAGCGCGACGTACGTGACGCTGGGCCTGAAAGCCGGCTCGGAGAGCAGCCACGCCGGCTGGAAGAAGTACGACGCGGACACCGCCCGGCTCGTCGTCACCACGAACACCGTGCCGGGCGTGCCGACCACCCCCACGGTGGACGCCAAGGCCTGCGTGGTCGGCGCGGGCCGTCCGTACACCTCCACCGCGACGCCGACCCTGCGCGCCCGCGTCGCCGACGGCGACGGCAACTCGCTGACCGCCTCCTTCGAATGGGCGCGGATCCGCTACAACGGCACCTACGGTCCGGTCTCCGACCCCCGTACCCAGAGCAGCGTGCCGTCCGGGACGGTGGCGCAGGTCGACCTGCCGGCCGGGGTGCTCGACAAGGGCGACGAGATGGTCGGCGCCGGGGACTGGGACGGCGACGGCGTGGTCGACGTGCTCGGCCGTGACCCCAACGGCGTGCTGTACGTGTTCCCCGGCAAGGGGCAGACGCTCACCTCGCGCGCCGTCATCGGCAGCGGCTGGAGCGGCTACACGATCGCCGGCGTCGGCGACTGGGACCGGGACGGCCACCAGGACATCGTCGCCCGGCAGAACAACACCGACGAGCTGTGGCTCTACCCGGGGCAGAGCAGACGCGTCGGCTCCACCGAGACCCGCACCCTGATCGGCGCGTCCTTCGGCGGCTACGCCTTCGCCGGGATCGGCGACTGGGACCGGGACGGCCACCAGGACCTGCTCGCCCGGGACTCGGCCGGCGTGCTGTGGCTCTACCCCGGCCAGAGCACCCGGGGCGCCGCCAACCAGCCCCGGGTCAACCTGGGCAGCGGCTGGACCAGTTACACGTACTTCGGGGTGGTCGACTACGACCGGGACGGCGCGCCGGACCTCGTCGCCAAGGACCCGTCCGGCGCGCTGTGGCTCTACCTCGGCAGCGGGGCCCGCGCCTCGTACGGGGGCAGCCCCTACCGGCACCAGATCGGCAGCGGCTGGACGTCGTACTCCGGGCTGACCCTGCCGGACCTCAGCGGCGACGGCAAACCCGACGTGATCGCCGAGCACGACGGCAAGAACTGGTACGTCTACCCGGGCCCCGGCGCCCGTGCCTCCCTCGGCTCCCGGTACACCGCCGGCACGGTCGGCCTCTCCGACGGCGCGTACGCCTTCCGGGTCAACGCGTCGGACGCCCACGCCACCAGCGGCTACACCGGTTGGTGCGAGTTCGAGGTGGACCAGACCAACCCGGAGCCCCCGGCGGTCACCTCCGACACGTACCACGCCGGGTCGGTCGGCTGCCCGCCGGCCGGTTGCGGGGCCGTCGGCCAGACCGGCTCGTTCACCTTCGCCAGCGTCTCGCCCGACGTGGTCTCGTACAAGTGGGGCTTCTCCGACCCGCCCGCCACGACGGTGGGCGCGCCGACGGCCGGAGCGCCGGTGACGGTGCAGTGGACGCCCCCGTCGGGCGGGGCGAAGACCCTGTACGTGCAGGCGGTCGACCGGGCCGGTCGGTTCAGCCAACGTACCCACCAGTTCGTGGTGGCCGCGCCGACCCCGGCGCTGGCCCGTTGGCGACTCGCCGAGCCGGCCGGGTCGACCACGCTCGTCGACGACACCGGCCACGGGCGGCACGCCACGCTCACCGCCGGCACGCTCGGCGTGCCGGGCCGGATCGTGGGTGGCGACACCGCGCTGCGCCTGACCGGCGCCGGCCAGGCGAGCACCGCCACCCCGGTCCTCGCCGACACCAGCCGCAGTTTCTCGGTGGCCGCCTGGGTGAAGCTCGGTGACAAGAGCGTCAAACGCACGATCGTCAGCCAGGGCGGCACGCACAACGCGGCCTTCGTGCTGGAGTACCTGAGCTCGGCGGACACCTGGAAGTTCACGGTCACCTCCGCGGACAGCGGCACGCCCGCCTACCACGGCGCGAGCTCGGCCGCCGGGACCCCCCGGGTGGGCGTCTGGACCCATCTGGTCGGCACGTTCGACTCGACGGCCGGGGAACTCCGGCTGTACGTCAACGGGGTCCTCGCCGGCACCGCCACCGGCGCGTCCACCTGGGACGCCAACGGTCCCACCCGGATCGGTGGGCCGCTGCCCGGCCTGTGGTCGGGTGAGCTGGCGCAGGTGCAGCTCTGGAACCGGGTGCTCGCCGGCAGCGAGGCCGCCGCCCTGGTCGACCCGGTGACGGACTCGCTGGTCGGCCGCTGGGACCTGGAGGACATCGGTCCCGGGCCCAGCTTCGACGGGTCGAACTACGCCCACGACCTGTCCTTCCACGGCGGCGCGGAGATCCCGCCCAGCGGATCCGGGCACACCGGCACCGGCCTGCAACTGGACGGCGTGGACGCGTACGCCGAGACCGACGGGCCGGTGCTGAACACCGACCAGTCGTTCACCGTGTCGGCCTGGGCGCGGCTGCCCGTGGGCGTGACCGGCAACCGCACCGTGCTCGCCCAGCGGGGCGCGGTGGAGAGCGGGATCTTCGTCAAGTACGAGGCCACCGACGGTCGCTGGCACTGCGTGTACGGGGACACCGACCACACCACCGCCACCGGCGCGTACGTCGGCTCGAACAACCTGGCCGCCGAGGGCGTCTGGACCCACCTCACCTGCGTCTACGACGCGCAGGCCGCGACGCTGACGCTGTACGTCGACCGGATCGCGCAGCGGACCGTCGGCGTCGTCAACCGCTGGCACGCGAACGGCCCGCTGATGCTGGGTCGGGTGCAGTGGCGGGCCGGGATGTTCGAGCACTGGTCCGGGGCGATCGACGAGGTGCGCGTCTACCAGGGCGTCGTCCGGGACCTCAACCGCATCCCGTAG